The following are encoded in a window of Trichomycterus rosablanca isolate fTriRos1 chromosome 13, fTriRos1.hap1, whole genome shotgun sequence genomic DNA:
- the hspa4l gene encoding heat shock 70 kDa protein 4L gives MSVVGFDVGFQNCYIAVARSGGIETIANEYSDRCTPACISLASKNRTIGNAAKSQIITNFKNTVHGFKKFHGRVFDDPFVQAEKAKLPYSLHKAPNGSTGVKVRYLDEDKVFTIEQVTAMLLTKLKETSESALKKPVVDCVISVPSFFTDAERRSVIDASQIAGLNCLRLINDTTAVALAYGIYKQDLPNPEEKPRNVVFVDIGHSSYQVLIVSFNKGKLKVLATAYDPYLGGRNFDDVLVEHFCEEFKSRYKLNVKDNPRALLRLHQECEKLKKLMSANSSELPLNIECFMNDIDVSGRMNRGHFEEMCAQLLSRMEAPLKAVVEQSKLSRDDIYAVEVVGGATRIPAIKESISRFFGKDISTTLNADEAVARGCALQCAILSPAFKVREFSITDVVPFPITLRWKSPTDGVGECEVYNKNHAAPFSKVITFHKKEPFDLQAFYSTPQDLPYPDTRIGRFTVQNVVPQLDGDSSKVKVKVRVNVHGIFSVSSASLIEKQKGEVEDVQMETDHTVQNEGRPEDQAKMLVDQDAQGEHLSEEGKASSFDNKEGDSPEKQGAGTSKPKTKAKSVDLPILTYTIRQLDRELLNNLVEEERRMIAQDKLEKERNDAKNAVEEYVYDLRDKLCGMYEKYITKEESNRLTLMLEDTENWLYEEGEDQPKETYLDKLTELKRFGEPIEERYREQEERPQAFNELGKKIQLFLKVLDAYKQKDERYQHLMPEEMSTVEKSVNEAMNWMNSKMLAQSKLSITQDPAVKVAEIIQKIQELNDICSPVVNRPTDEKPAEDNNAHNGPTAGQAPDNKSSQHTKNQGEGEMD, from the exons ATGTCTGTTGTAGGTTTTGATGTGGGGTTTCAGAACTGTTACATTGCTGTTGCCAGGAGCGGCGGTATTGAAACCATTGCTAATGAATACAGTGACAGATGCACTCC GGCATGCATTTCTTTGGCATCTAAAAACAGAACCATTGGGAATGCTGCTAAGAGTCAG ATCATTACAAACTTTAAGAACACAGTACATGGCTTTAAGAAGTTCCATGGTCGAGTGTTTGATGATCCCTTTGTACAGGCTGAGAAAGCAAAATTGCCTTACAGCCTTCATAAGGCCCCCAATGGCAGCACTGGAGTGAAG gTTCGTTACTTGGATGAAGACAAGGTATTCACTATTGAGCAGGTGACAGCCATGTTGCTCACCAAACTAAAGGAGACATCAGAGAGCGCTCTGAAAAAgccagtggtggactgtgtcaTTTCT GTCCCCAGCTTCTTTACTGATGCAGAGCGAAGATCAGTAATAGATGCTTCTCAGATTGCTGGGTTGAACTGCTTGAGGCTAATCAATGACACAACAGCAG TTGCATTAGCCTATGGCATCTACAAACAGGATTTACCAAACCCAGAAGAAAAGCCACGTAATGTTGTGTTTGTGGACATTGGTCACTCGTCCTACCAGGTCTTGATTGTCTCCTTTAACAAGGGGAAACTAAAG GTATTGGCGACAGCATACGACCCATATTTGGGTGGGCGTAACTTTGATGACGTGCTGGTAGAGcatttctgtgaggagtttaagagtcgttacaagttaaatgtaaAGGACAATCCTCGGGCCTTGCTAAGGCTTCATCAAGAGTGTGAAAAGCTCAAGAAGCTCATGAGTGCCAACTCTTCAGAGCTACCGCTTAACATTGAGTGCTTCATGAATGACATTGATGTCTCTGGGAGAATGAACAG GGGCCATTTTGAGGAGATGTGTGCTCAGCTTTTGAGCAGAATGGAAGCACCACTTAAAGCAGTCGTGGAACAATCAA AGCTAAGCAGAGATGACATTTATGCTGTGGAAGTTGTTGGTGGTGCTACTAGGATTCCTGCTATTAAAGAGAGTATTTCCAGGTTTTTTGGTAAAGACATCAGTACCACCCTGAATGCAGATGAGGCAGTGGCTCGAGGATGTGCCCTGCAG TGTGCAATCTTGTCCCCAGCTTTCAAGGTCCGTGAGTTTTCTATCACAGACGTTGTTCCCTTCCCAATCACTCTTCGCTGGAAGTCTCCCACAGATGGTGTTGG TGAATGTGAGGTATACAACAAGAATCATGCAGCACCTTTTTCCAAAGTCATCACCTTTCACAAGAAAGAACCCTTTGACCTGCAAGCATTTTATAGCACTCCACAAGATTTGCCATATCCAGACACCAGAATAG GCCGCTTTACTGTCCAGAATGTTGTGCCTCAGTTGGATGGAGACAGTTCGAAGGTCAAGGTGAAAGTGCGTGTTAATGTGCACGGCATCTTCAGTGTATCCAGTGCATCACTGATAGAGAAGCAGAAAGGCGAAGTGGAGGATGTGCAGATGGAGACGGATCACACAGTTCAGAATGAGGGCAGGCCAGAGGACCAG gcTAAAATGCTGGTGGATCAAGATGCTCAAGGTGAGCATCTCAGTGAAGAGGGGAAAGCGTCAAGCTTTGATAATAAG GAGGGTGATTCCCCTGAAAAGCAGGGGGCAGGCACAAGCAAACCCAAGACAAAAGCAAAGAGTGTTGATTTGCCCATCCTGACCTACACTATTAGGCAGCTGGACAGAGAGCTGTTGAACAATCTGGTAGAAGAAGAG AGGAGAATGATTGCTCAGGACAAGCTGGAGAAGGAAAGAAATGATGCCAAGAATGCTGTGGAGGAGTATGTGTACGATTTGAGAGACAAACTCTGTGGCATGTATGAAAAGTACATTACTAAAGAG GAGAGTAACAGACTTACTCTGATGCTTGAGGATACAGAAAATTGGCTGTATGAGGAGGGTGAAGACCAACCAAAGGAGACCTATCTCGATAAACTGACTGAGCTGAAA agGTTTGGTGAGCCTATTGAAGAGCGATATCGGGAGCAGGAGGAAAGACCACAAGCTTTTAATGAATTGGGCAAGAAAATCCAGCTTTTCCTAAAGGTCTTGGATGCCTACAAGCAGAAG GACGAGCGATACCAGCATCTAATGCCTGAGGAGATGAGTACAGTGGAGAAGAGTGTGAATGAGGCCATGAACTGGATGAACTCCAAGATGCTTGCTCAGAGCAAACTCAGCATCACTCAGGATCCTGCAGTGAAAGTAGCAGAAATCATACAGAAGATTCAG GAGCTGAATGACATCTGCAGTCCTGTGGTGAACCGACCTACAGACGAGAAGCCAGCGGAGGACAACAACGCTCACAATGGCCCTACAGCAGGACAAGCCCCTGACAACAAGAGCAGTCAGCACACGAAGAACCAGGGAGAGGGGGAAATGGACTGA
- the plk4 gene encoding serine/threonine-protein kinase PLK4 isoform X3, whose translation MKMSVSIGDKIEDFKVLTLLGKGSFACVYRAKSVNTGLEVAIKMIDKKAMHKAGMVQRVINEVEIQCRLKHPSILELYNYFEDSNYVYLVLEMCHNGEMSRYLKDRKKPFAEEEARHFMHQIVKGMLYLHTHGIMHRDLTLSNLLLTSNMNIKIADFGLATQLKLPTEKHFTMCGTPNYISPEVATRSAHGLESDVWSLGCMFYAFLTGRPPFDTDTVKHTLSKVVLGEYQMPTRVSAEAQDLIQQLLQRNPALRPSLSAVLDHPFMTKNGSSASKDSGSSDGGSMDSGIATISTASNAASNSGNSRLQRKTMQVIGQTLPNRMMPLPSQSQQSTSSSFKGEQDWQPHSMGNVRVPVNPVSGRPYSRYLRRAHSSDRSGSGFSHCKQDVELERCHSEEVLPGSDRIFPSTSSYQDIPHGYTEHGRLPSPPVKQPANSGSSFSASSHPVRLQTAENGPWFSSDGSFKRPADVSTCSSSSSFHSGRDTTGALPTCSGRPMARGTNGIPHQLYQQPASQNNTGPCKEDGFGMSHFSAPQGCFEMQTAPLSKSKSTEEKKKPFLPLCAARLKPIRQKTKNAVVSILDTGEVCMELLKGQGAQERVKEVLRISCDGSMVTVYQPNDGKGFPVLDHPPSPPEDIFICSYEDLPEKFWKKYQYATKFVQLVKSKTPKVTLYTKYAKCMLMENSPNADLEVCFHDGAKTHKTSDQMRVVENSGKSYTVKGDVGLSAVSPECRLYMELTEEGHRMCLSLEAAISAEEQRSAKATPFFPITIGRKPTNPASPFSVAQPASDRGPAAPVEVEQVCLSPPQPPHITPSMISYSGSDFTTASLAKGSSPQSPKDGRTGKVLKSIFVPNIGWASQLTSGEVWVQFNDGSQLVVQAGVSCITFTSPEGHTTRYKENEKLPEIVKEKLHCLSSILSLLASPAARR comes from the exons ATGAAGATGAGTGTCTCTATCGGGGATAAAATTGAG GACTTTAAAGTCCTTACCTTGCTGGGTAAGGGCTCTTTTGCGTGTGTGTACAGAGCCAAATCTGTGAATACAGGACTGGAAGTGGCAATCAAAATG ATTGACAAGAAGGCCATGCACAAAGCTGGCATGGTGCAACGTGTTATTAACGAGGTAGAGATCCAGTGTCGGTTGAAACACCCGTCAATACTAGAG CTGTACAATTACTTTGAGGATAGTAATTATGTGTACCTGGTCCTGGAGATGTGCCATAATGGGGAGATGAGCCGTTAtctgaaagacagaaagaagccATTTGCAGAGGAAGAAG CAAGACACTTCATGCATCAGattgtaaagggcatgctttaTCTGCATACCCATGGTATTATGCACAGAGACCTGACCCTGTCAAACCTGCTACTCACCAGCAACATGAACATTAAGATAGCAGACTTTGGCTTAGCCACTCAACTCAAGCTGCCCACCGAGAAACACTTCACTATGTGTGGCACGCCTAACTACATCTCTCCTGAAGTGGCTACACGGAGCGCCCATGGCCTGGAGTCAGATGTTTGGTCACTTGGCTGCATGTTTTACGCTTTCCTCACTGGCAGGCCTCCTTTTGACACAGACACTGTCAAACACACCCTCAGTAAAGTGGTTCTGGGGGAGTACCAGATGCCTACTCGTGTATCAGCTGAGGCTCAAGATCTGATCCAGCAGCTGTTGCAAAGGAATCCTGCTCTGAGGCCGAGCCTGTCAGCAGTGCTGGACCACCCTTTTATGACTAAGAATGGATCCAGTGCAAGCAAAGACTCTGGGTCTAGTGATGGAGGGTCCATGGACAGTGGCATTGCAACAATATCTACAGCATCCAACGCTGCCAGTAACAGTGGCAACAGTCGACTCCAGAGAAAAACTATGCAGGTGATTGGACAGACCTTGCCCAACCGCATGATGCCTTTGCCAAGCCAATCGCAGCAATCTACAAGCTCAAGTTTTAAGGGGGAGCAGGACTGGCAACCACATTCAATGGGTAATGTTAGGGTTCCTGTGAATCCTGTCAGTGGAAGACCATATTCACGCTACCTGAGACGGGCTCACTCCTCAGATCGTTCTGGTTCTGGCTTTAGCCACTGTAAACAGGATGTGGAGCTAGAGCGATGCCACTCGGAGGAGGTGCTTCCTGGGTCTGACCGCATCTTCCCATCAACTTCCAGTTACCAGGACATTCCCCATGGCTACACTGAACATGGACGACTTCCTTCACCTCCTGTCAAACAGCCTGCAAA CTCTGGGTCCTCCTTCTCTGCCTCATCACATCCTGTCAGATTACAGACAGCAGAAAATGGGCCCTGGTTCAGCTCTGATG gctCGTTTAAGAGACCAGCAGACGTCAGCacctgcagcagcagcagcagttttCATTCTGGGCGGGATACAACGGGGGCACTGCCTACCTGTAGTGGCAGACCAATGGCAAGAGGAACGAATGGCATTCCCCATCAGTTGTACCAACAACCTGCCTCACAGAACAACACAGGACCCTGTAAGGAGGACGGGTTTGGCATGAGCCACTTCTCAGCACCGCAGGGGTGTTTTGAAATGCAGACGGCTCCCCTGTCCAAGAGTAAATCTACTGAAGAGAAGAAAAAGCCATTTCTTCCTCTGTGTGCTGCCAGACTGAAGCCCATCCGACagaaaaccaaaaatgctgtg GTCAGCATACTGGACACAGGAGAGGTGTGTATGGAGCTTCTGAAAGGCCAGGGAGCTCAGGAAAGGGTCAAAGAAGTCCTGAGGATATCCTGTGATGGCTCCATG GTGACTGTGTACCAACCCAATGACGGTAAAGGTTTCCCAGTTCTAGACCATCCACCTTCTCCCCCTGAAGATATTTTTATATGCAGTTATGAGGATTTGCCAG AAAAGTTCTGGAAGAAGTATCAGTATGCCACCAAGTTTGTTCAGCTGGTGAAATCAAAGACTCCCAAAGTAACTCTATACACCAAATATGCCAAGTGCATGTTAATGGAAAACTCTCCTAATGCAGACCTAGAAGTGTGCTTCCATGATG GTGCAAAAACTCATAAGACAAGCGATCAGATGCGAGTGGTCGAGAACAGTGGCAAGTCGTATACAGTGAAGGGTGATGTAGGTCTGAGTGCCGTTAGCCCTGAGTGCAGACTCTACATGGAGCTCACAGAAGAG GGACACAGGATGTGTCTGTCTCTGGAGGCTGCCATCAGTGCTGAGGAGCAGCGCAGTGCTAAAGCCACTCCATTCTTCCCCATCACTATTGGCAG GAAACCAACTAACCCCGCCTCCCCGTTCTCTGTGGCCCAGCCTGCCTCTGACCGGGGTCCTGCAGCCCCTGTTGAGGTTGAGCAGGTGTGTTTGAGCCCGCCTCAGCCACCCCACATCACTCCATCT ATGATTTCCTACAGTGGCTCTGATTTTACGACAGCCAGTCTGGCTAAAGGCAGCTCACCACAATCACCTAAAGATGGACGTACAGGAAAAGTACTCAAGTCCATCTTTGTACCCAACATTGGCTGGGCCTCACAG TTAACAAGTGGAGAGGTGTGGGTCCAGTTCAATGATGGGTCCCAACTGGTGGTCCAGGCAGGGGTCTCCTGCATTACATTCACCTCCCCTGAAGGACACACTACCAG GTATAAGGAGAATGAGAAGTTACCAGAGATTGTCAAAGAGAAGCTCCATTGTCTGTCCTCCATTCTGAGTCTTTTGGCGAGTCCTGCTGCACGACGCTGA
- the plk4 gene encoding serine/threonine-protein kinase PLK4 isoform X2, translated as MFDVIQSLMHNLTASRSCAINDKIFSSSQDLKIQDFKVLTLLGKGSFACVYRAKSVNTGLEVAIKMIDKKAMHKAGMVQRVINEVEIQCRLKHPSILELYNYFEDSNYVYLVLEMCHNGEMSRYLKDRKKPFAEEEARHFMHQIVKGMLYLHTHGIMHRDLTLSNLLLTSNMNIKIADFGLATQLKLPTEKHFTMCGTPNYISPEVATRSAHGLESDVWSLGCMFYAFLTGRPPFDTDTVKHTLSKVVLGEYQMPTRVSAEAQDLIQQLLQRNPALRPSLSAVLDHPFMTKNGSSASKDSGSSDGGSMDSGIATISTASNAASNSGNSRLQRKTMQVIGQTLPNRMMPLPSQSQQSTSSSFKGEQDWQPHSMGNVRVPVNPVSGRPYSRYLRRAHSSDRSGSGFSHCKQDVELERCHSEEVLPGSDRIFPSTSSYQDIPHGYTEHGRLPSPPVKQPANSGSSFSASSHPVRLQTAENGPWFSSDGSFKRPADVSTCSSSSSFHSGRDTTGALPTCSGRPMARGTNGIPHQLYQQPASQNNTGPCKEDGFGMSHFSAPQGCFEMQTAPLSKSKSTEEKKKPFLPLCAARLKPIRQKTKNAVVSILDTGEVCMELLKGQGAQERVKEVLRISCDGSMVTVYQPNDGKGFPVLDHPPSPPEDIFICSYEDLPEKFWKKYQYATKFVQLVKSKTPKVTLYTKYAKCMLMENSPNADLEVCFHDGAKTHKTSDQMRVVENSGKSYTVKGDVGLSAVSPECRLYMELTEEGHRMCLSLEAAISAEEQRSAKATPFFPITIGRKPTNPASPFSVAQPASDRGPAAPVEVEQMISYSGSDFTTASLAKGSSPQSPKDGRTGKVLKSIFVPNIGWASQLTSGEVWVQFNDGSQLVVQAGVSCITFTSPEGHTTRYKENEKLPEIVKEKLHCLSSILSLLASPAARR; from the exons ATGTTTGACGTGATTCAGTCTTTAATGCATAACTTAACAGCCAGCCGAAGCTGTGcaataaatgataaaatctTTTCATCATCCCAGGATCTAAAAATCCAG GACTTTAAAGTCCTTACCTTGCTGGGTAAGGGCTCTTTTGCGTGTGTGTACAGAGCCAAATCTGTGAATACAGGACTGGAAGTGGCAATCAAAATG ATTGACAAGAAGGCCATGCACAAAGCTGGCATGGTGCAACGTGTTATTAACGAGGTAGAGATCCAGTGTCGGTTGAAACACCCGTCAATACTAGAG CTGTACAATTACTTTGAGGATAGTAATTATGTGTACCTGGTCCTGGAGATGTGCCATAATGGGGAGATGAGCCGTTAtctgaaagacagaaagaagccATTTGCAGAGGAAGAAG CAAGACACTTCATGCATCAGattgtaaagggcatgctttaTCTGCATACCCATGGTATTATGCACAGAGACCTGACCCTGTCAAACCTGCTACTCACCAGCAACATGAACATTAAGATAGCAGACTTTGGCTTAGCCACTCAACTCAAGCTGCCCACCGAGAAACACTTCACTATGTGTGGCACGCCTAACTACATCTCTCCTGAAGTGGCTACACGGAGCGCCCATGGCCTGGAGTCAGATGTTTGGTCACTTGGCTGCATGTTTTACGCTTTCCTCACTGGCAGGCCTCCTTTTGACACAGACACTGTCAAACACACCCTCAGTAAAGTGGTTCTGGGGGAGTACCAGATGCCTACTCGTGTATCAGCTGAGGCTCAAGATCTGATCCAGCAGCTGTTGCAAAGGAATCCTGCTCTGAGGCCGAGCCTGTCAGCAGTGCTGGACCACCCTTTTATGACTAAGAATGGATCCAGTGCAAGCAAAGACTCTGGGTCTAGTGATGGAGGGTCCATGGACAGTGGCATTGCAACAATATCTACAGCATCCAACGCTGCCAGTAACAGTGGCAACAGTCGACTCCAGAGAAAAACTATGCAGGTGATTGGACAGACCTTGCCCAACCGCATGATGCCTTTGCCAAGCCAATCGCAGCAATCTACAAGCTCAAGTTTTAAGGGGGAGCAGGACTGGCAACCACATTCAATGGGTAATGTTAGGGTTCCTGTGAATCCTGTCAGTGGAAGACCATATTCACGCTACCTGAGACGGGCTCACTCCTCAGATCGTTCTGGTTCTGGCTTTAGCCACTGTAAACAGGATGTGGAGCTAGAGCGATGCCACTCGGAGGAGGTGCTTCCTGGGTCTGACCGCATCTTCCCATCAACTTCCAGTTACCAGGACATTCCCCATGGCTACACTGAACATGGACGACTTCCTTCACCTCCTGTCAAACAGCCTGCAAA CTCTGGGTCCTCCTTCTCTGCCTCATCACATCCTGTCAGATTACAGACAGCAGAAAATGGGCCCTGGTTCAGCTCTGATG gctCGTTTAAGAGACCAGCAGACGTCAGCacctgcagcagcagcagcagttttCATTCTGGGCGGGATACAACGGGGGCACTGCCTACCTGTAGTGGCAGACCAATGGCAAGAGGAACGAATGGCATTCCCCATCAGTTGTACCAACAACCTGCCTCACAGAACAACACAGGACCCTGTAAGGAGGACGGGTTTGGCATGAGCCACTTCTCAGCACCGCAGGGGTGTTTTGAAATGCAGACGGCTCCCCTGTCCAAGAGTAAATCTACTGAAGAGAAGAAAAAGCCATTTCTTCCTCTGTGTGCTGCCAGACTGAAGCCCATCCGACagaaaaccaaaaatgctgtg GTCAGCATACTGGACACAGGAGAGGTGTGTATGGAGCTTCTGAAAGGCCAGGGAGCTCAGGAAAGGGTCAAAGAAGTCCTGAGGATATCCTGTGATGGCTCCATG GTGACTGTGTACCAACCCAATGACGGTAAAGGTTTCCCAGTTCTAGACCATCCACCTTCTCCCCCTGAAGATATTTTTATATGCAGTTATGAGGATTTGCCAG AAAAGTTCTGGAAGAAGTATCAGTATGCCACCAAGTTTGTTCAGCTGGTGAAATCAAAGACTCCCAAAGTAACTCTATACACCAAATATGCCAAGTGCATGTTAATGGAAAACTCTCCTAATGCAGACCTAGAAGTGTGCTTCCATGATG GTGCAAAAACTCATAAGACAAGCGATCAGATGCGAGTGGTCGAGAACAGTGGCAAGTCGTATACAGTGAAGGGTGATGTAGGTCTGAGTGCCGTTAGCCCTGAGTGCAGACTCTACATGGAGCTCACAGAAGAG GGACACAGGATGTGTCTGTCTCTGGAGGCTGCCATCAGTGCTGAGGAGCAGCGCAGTGCTAAAGCCACTCCATTCTTCCCCATCACTATTGGCAG GAAACCAACTAACCCCGCCTCCCCGTTCTCTGTGGCCCAGCCTGCCTCTGACCGGGGTCCTGCAGCCCCTGTTGAGGTTGAGCAG ATGATTTCCTACAGTGGCTCTGATTTTACGACAGCCAGTCTGGCTAAAGGCAGCTCACCACAATCACCTAAAGATGGACGTACAGGAAAAGTACTCAAGTCCATCTTTGTACCCAACATTGGCTGGGCCTCACAG TTAACAAGTGGAGAGGTGTGGGTCCAGTTCAATGATGGGTCCCAACTGGTGGTCCAGGCAGGGGTCTCCTGCATTACATTCACCTCCCCTGAAGGACACACTACCAG GTATAAGGAGAATGAGAAGTTACCAGAGATTGTCAAAGAGAAGCTCCATTGTCTGTCCTCCATTCTGAGTCTTTTGGCGAGTCCTGCTGCACGACGCTGA
- the plk4 gene encoding serine/threonine-protein kinase PLK4 isoform X1 codes for MFDVIQSLMHNLTASRSCAINDKIFSSSQDLKIQDFKVLTLLGKGSFACVYRAKSVNTGLEVAIKMIDKKAMHKAGMVQRVINEVEIQCRLKHPSILELYNYFEDSNYVYLVLEMCHNGEMSRYLKDRKKPFAEEEARHFMHQIVKGMLYLHTHGIMHRDLTLSNLLLTSNMNIKIADFGLATQLKLPTEKHFTMCGTPNYISPEVATRSAHGLESDVWSLGCMFYAFLTGRPPFDTDTVKHTLSKVVLGEYQMPTRVSAEAQDLIQQLLQRNPALRPSLSAVLDHPFMTKNGSSASKDSGSSDGGSMDSGIATISTASNAASNSGNSRLQRKTMQVIGQTLPNRMMPLPSQSQQSTSSSFKGEQDWQPHSMGNVRVPVNPVSGRPYSRYLRRAHSSDRSGSGFSHCKQDVELERCHSEEVLPGSDRIFPSTSSYQDIPHGYTEHGRLPSPPVKQPANSGSSFSASSHPVRLQTAENGPWFSSDGSFKRPADVSTCSSSSSFHSGRDTTGALPTCSGRPMARGTNGIPHQLYQQPASQNNTGPCKEDGFGMSHFSAPQGCFEMQTAPLSKSKSTEEKKKPFLPLCAARLKPIRQKTKNAVVSILDTGEVCMELLKGQGAQERVKEVLRISCDGSMVTVYQPNDGKGFPVLDHPPSPPEDIFICSYEDLPEKFWKKYQYATKFVQLVKSKTPKVTLYTKYAKCMLMENSPNADLEVCFHDGAKTHKTSDQMRVVENSGKSYTVKGDVGLSAVSPECRLYMELTEEGHRMCLSLEAAISAEEQRSAKATPFFPITIGRKPTNPASPFSVAQPASDRGPAAPVEVEQVCLSPPQPPHITPSMISYSGSDFTTASLAKGSSPQSPKDGRTGKVLKSIFVPNIGWASQLTSGEVWVQFNDGSQLVVQAGVSCITFTSPEGHTTRYKENEKLPEIVKEKLHCLSSILSLLASPAARR; via the exons ATGTTTGACGTGATTCAGTCTTTAATGCATAACTTAACAGCCAGCCGAAGCTGTGcaataaatgataaaatctTTTCATCATCCCAGGATCTAAAAATCCAG GACTTTAAAGTCCTTACCTTGCTGGGTAAGGGCTCTTTTGCGTGTGTGTACAGAGCCAAATCTGTGAATACAGGACTGGAAGTGGCAATCAAAATG ATTGACAAGAAGGCCATGCACAAAGCTGGCATGGTGCAACGTGTTATTAACGAGGTAGAGATCCAGTGTCGGTTGAAACACCCGTCAATACTAGAG CTGTACAATTACTTTGAGGATAGTAATTATGTGTACCTGGTCCTGGAGATGTGCCATAATGGGGAGATGAGCCGTTAtctgaaagacagaaagaagccATTTGCAGAGGAAGAAG CAAGACACTTCATGCATCAGattgtaaagggcatgctttaTCTGCATACCCATGGTATTATGCACAGAGACCTGACCCTGTCAAACCTGCTACTCACCAGCAACATGAACATTAAGATAGCAGACTTTGGCTTAGCCACTCAACTCAAGCTGCCCACCGAGAAACACTTCACTATGTGTGGCACGCCTAACTACATCTCTCCTGAAGTGGCTACACGGAGCGCCCATGGCCTGGAGTCAGATGTTTGGTCACTTGGCTGCATGTTTTACGCTTTCCTCACTGGCAGGCCTCCTTTTGACACAGACACTGTCAAACACACCCTCAGTAAAGTGGTTCTGGGGGAGTACCAGATGCCTACTCGTGTATCAGCTGAGGCTCAAGATCTGATCCAGCAGCTGTTGCAAAGGAATCCTGCTCTGAGGCCGAGCCTGTCAGCAGTGCTGGACCACCCTTTTATGACTAAGAATGGATCCAGTGCAAGCAAAGACTCTGGGTCTAGTGATGGAGGGTCCATGGACAGTGGCATTGCAACAATATCTACAGCATCCAACGCTGCCAGTAACAGTGGCAACAGTCGACTCCAGAGAAAAACTATGCAGGTGATTGGACAGACCTTGCCCAACCGCATGATGCCTTTGCCAAGCCAATCGCAGCAATCTACAAGCTCAAGTTTTAAGGGGGAGCAGGACTGGCAACCACATTCAATGGGTAATGTTAGGGTTCCTGTGAATCCTGTCAGTGGAAGACCATATTCACGCTACCTGAGACGGGCTCACTCCTCAGATCGTTCTGGTTCTGGCTTTAGCCACTGTAAACAGGATGTGGAGCTAGAGCGATGCCACTCGGAGGAGGTGCTTCCTGGGTCTGACCGCATCTTCCCATCAACTTCCAGTTACCAGGACATTCCCCATGGCTACACTGAACATGGACGACTTCCTTCACCTCCTGTCAAACAGCCTGCAAA CTCTGGGTCCTCCTTCTCTGCCTCATCACATCCTGTCAGATTACAGACAGCAGAAAATGGGCCCTGGTTCAGCTCTGATG gctCGTTTAAGAGACCAGCAGACGTCAGCacctgcagcagcagcagcagttttCATTCTGGGCGGGATACAACGGGGGCACTGCCTACCTGTAGTGGCAGACCAATGGCAAGAGGAACGAATGGCATTCCCCATCAGTTGTACCAACAACCTGCCTCACAGAACAACACAGGACCCTGTAAGGAGGACGGGTTTGGCATGAGCCACTTCTCAGCACCGCAGGGGTGTTTTGAAATGCAGACGGCTCCCCTGTCCAAGAGTAAATCTACTGAAGAGAAGAAAAAGCCATTTCTTCCTCTGTGTGCTGCCAGACTGAAGCCCATCCGACagaaaaccaaaaatgctgtg GTCAGCATACTGGACACAGGAGAGGTGTGTATGGAGCTTCTGAAAGGCCAGGGAGCTCAGGAAAGGGTCAAAGAAGTCCTGAGGATATCCTGTGATGGCTCCATG GTGACTGTGTACCAACCCAATGACGGTAAAGGTTTCCCAGTTCTAGACCATCCACCTTCTCCCCCTGAAGATATTTTTATATGCAGTTATGAGGATTTGCCAG AAAAGTTCTGGAAGAAGTATCAGTATGCCACCAAGTTTGTTCAGCTGGTGAAATCAAAGACTCCCAAAGTAACTCTATACACCAAATATGCCAAGTGCATGTTAATGGAAAACTCTCCTAATGCAGACCTAGAAGTGTGCTTCCATGATG GTGCAAAAACTCATAAGACAAGCGATCAGATGCGAGTGGTCGAGAACAGTGGCAAGTCGTATACAGTGAAGGGTGATGTAGGTCTGAGTGCCGTTAGCCCTGAGTGCAGACTCTACATGGAGCTCACAGAAGAG GGACACAGGATGTGTCTGTCTCTGGAGGCTGCCATCAGTGCTGAGGAGCAGCGCAGTGCTAAAGCCACTCCATTCTTCCCCATCACTATTGGCAG GAAACCAACTAACCCCGCCTCCCCGTTCTCTGTGGCCCAGCCTGCCTCTGACCGGGGTCCTGCAGCCCCTGTTGAGGTTGAGCAGGTGTGTTTGAGCCCGCCTCAGCCACCCCACATCACTCCATCT ATGATTTCCTACAGTGGCTCTGATTTTACGACAGCCAGTCTGGCTAAAGGCAGCTCACCACAATCACCTAAAGATGGACGTACAGGAAAAGTACTCAAGTCCATCTTTGTACCCAACATTGGCTGGGCCTCACAG TTAACAAGTGGAGAGGTGTGGGTCCAGTTCAATGATGGGTCCCAACTGGTGGTCCAGGCAGGGGTCTCCTGCATTACATTCACCTCCCCTGAAGGACACACTACCAG GTATAAGGAGAATGAGAAGTTACCAGAGATTGTCAAAGAGAAGCTCCATTGTCTGTCCTCCATTCTGAGTCTTTTGGCGAGTCCTGCTGCACGACGCTGA